The Humulus lupulus chromosome 3, drHumLupu1.1, whole genome shotgun sequence genome window below encodes:
- the LOC133823117 gene encoding mitochondrial outer membrane protein porin of 36 kDa codes for MVKGPGLYTDIGKKARDLLYKDYQADHKFTVTTYTSTGVAITSTGVKKGELFLADLSTQLKNKNITTDIKVDTNSNLITTITVDEPAPGLKTIFSFIAPDQRSGKVELQYQHEYAGISTSIGLTANPSVNFSGVIGNNSLAVGTDLSFDTASGNFTKFNTGLNFTHSDLIASLTLNDKGDTLTASYYHTVSPLTNTNVGAEFSHSFSSNENTLTIGTQHALDPLTNVKARVNNYGKASALIQHEWRPKSLFTISGEVDTRAIEKSAKVGLALVLKP; via the exons ATGGTGAAAGGACCGGGTCTCTATACCGATATTGGCAAGAAAGCCAGAG ATCTTCTGTACAAGGATTATCAGGCTGATCATAAGTTCACTGTCACTACATACACTTCTACCGGAGTT GCAATCACTTCAACTGGAGTTAAGAAAGGAGAGCTATTTTTGGCAGATTTGAGCACTCAGTTGAAGAACAAGAATATCACGACTGACATAAAAGTTGACACCAACTCTAAT CTGATCACAACCATCACTGTTGATGAACCAGCACCTGGACTTAAGACAATCTTTAGCTTCATTGCTCCTGATCAGAGATCTGGCAAG GTGGAGCTCCAATATCAGCATGAGTATGCTGGAATCAGCACTAGCATTGGATTGACCGCAAATCCTAGTGTCAACTTTTCTGGTGTGATTGGAAACAATTCTTTGGCTGTTGGAACAGATTTGTCATTTGATACTGCATCTGGGAACTTCACCAAATTCAATACGGGATTGAATTTCACTCACTCTGATCTCATTGCTTCCCTGACGTT AAATGATAAAGGTGACACACTTACTGCATCGTACTACCACACTGTAAGCCCCCTGACCAACACTAACGTTGGTGCGGAGTTTTCCCATAGCTTCTCAAGCAATGAAAACACACTCACTATTGGCACACAACACGCACTTGATCCCTTGACCAATGTGAAAGCTCGAGTGAACAATTATGGAAAGGCAAGTGCTCTTATTCAGCATGAGTGGCGCCCAAAGTCTCTCTTCACCATCTCAGGAGAAGTGGATACCAGGGCAATAGAAAAGAGTGCAAAGGTTGGTCTAGCCTTGGTACTCAAGCCTTGA
- the LOC133823115 gene encoding hypersensitive-induced response protein 2, which translates to MGQALGCVQVDQSNVAIKETFGKYDDILEPGCHCVPWFMGSRLAGQLSLRVQQLDVRCETKTKDNVFVTVVASIQYRALAEKASDAFYKLSNTRAQIQSYVFDVIRASVPKLDLDSTFEQKNDIAKAVEEELEKAMSHYGFEIVQTLIVDIEPDERVKRAMNEINAASRMRVATNEKAEGEKILQIKRAEGDAESKYLAGLGIARQRQAIVDGLRDSVLAFSTNVPGTSAKDVMDMVLVTQYFDTMKEIGASSKANSVFIPHGPGVVRDVASQIRDGFIQANVD; encoded by the exons ATGGGACAAGCCTTAGGCTGTGTTCAAGTGGACCAGTCTAATGTAGCTATTAAAGAAACTTTTGGGAAGTATGATGATATACTTGAACCAGGATGTCATTGTGTGCCCTGGTTTATGGGAAGCCGCTTGGCTGGGCAACTATCGCTTCGTGTTCAGCAGCTGGATGTCCGTTGCGAAACAAAGACAAAG GATAATGTCTTTGTCACTGTTGTTGCTTCAATTCAATACCGTGCTTTAGCAGAGAAGGCTTCTGATGCTTTCTATAAGCTCAGCAATACCAGAGCACAGATCCAATCTTATGTTTTTGATG TTATCAGGGCAAGTGTTCCAAAGTTAGACCTGGATTCAACTTTTGAGCAGAAGAATGATATAGCAAAAGCAGTGGAAGAGGAACTTGAAAAG GCCATGTCGCATTATGGATTTGAGATAGTCCAGACGCTTATTGTTGATATTGAACCGGATGAGCGTGTGAAGAGAGCAATGAATGAGATTAATGCAG CTTCTAGAATGAGGGTGGCTACTAACGAAAAAGCTGAAGGAGAGAAGATTCTGCAGATTAAGCGAGCTGAAGGAGATGCAGAGTCCAAATATCTGGCAGGGCTTGGCATAGCTCGGCAGCGCCAAGCAATTGTTGATGGGTTGAGGGACAGTGTGCTAGCCTTCTCTACAAACGTACCTGGGACATCAGCAAAGGATGTCATGGACATGGTTCTAGTGACCCAGTATTTCGACACAATGAAAGAGATTGGTGCATCCTCAAAGGCCAATTCAGTTTTCATTCCTCATGGACCAGGTGTTGTGAGAGACGTTGCCTCACAGATTAGGGATGGTTTTATTCAGGCAAATGTCGATTAG